The Fibrobacterota bacterium genome contains the following window.
GCCCCGCGAAAACGATGGAAGAAAACCAATAGACGTTACAGCCGTTCATCAGGAACATGTAAGTGAAAAAGGCAGGCAAGGTCAGCGCGGCGCAGAGTTCGAAATAAACCTTATGGACGGCCGTAAAGGGCTTGTCCTTGGGAAGCAGGATAAAAGAAGCATAAATGACGCCTGCCATCAGGCGCGAGGGACCGTATTCCCAATAATGGAACGCGTACCGGAGCACGAAGAAAAACAGGGCATGGCCGAGCACGCCCATTCCTGCCAGCGAGGGTATGGATTTCTGGATGAACTGGTAGTCGCCGTTCAGGAAACGCTTAATTCTCGGCATAGCACACCATGGAAACTCTGGAAATGGTACGGGATGGCATTAGGCTTAAGGGTGAAAAAGTTCATCGCGGAGCAGGGTTGAAACACCCTTAAGGTAGCGGGTCTGGCCGGCGCAAGTTAAATTCCGTGAACATCCAACCAGGAGGTCCCATGGCCGGCAAGGTGAAACCCGTTCCCGATGGCTACCATACCATTACCCCTTACTTGAGCGTACGGGGAGCCGAAAAAGCCATTGAATTCTATCGGAAGGCTTTCGGCGCAGAGGAGATTTTCCGTATTCCCATGCCCGAAGGTAAAGTCGGGCATGCCGAGCTGCAGATCGGATCGTCGCGCTTCATGCTCGCGGACGAGTTCCCGGACATGCCGGATAACGTTATCGCGAGTCCCGCCTCCCTGGAAGGGTCGAGCATGGGCCTGAATCTTTACGTGCC
Protein-coding sequences here:
- a CDS encoding VOC family protein, whose amino-acid sequence is MAGKVKPVPDGYHTITPYLSVRGAEKAIEFYRKAFGAEEIFRIPMPEGKVGHAELQIGSSRFMLADEFPDMPDNVIASPASLEGSSMGLNLYVPDVDAAFAQALAAGATERRPVKDQFYGDRSGTLQDPYGHIWTVSTRIEELTREEMMERMASLPQA